One stretch of Cygnus atratus isolate AKBS03 ecotype Queensland, Australia chromosome 26, CAtr_DNAZoo_HiC_assembly, whole genome shotgun sequence DNA includes these proteins:
- the LOC118259013 gene encoding zinc finger protein RFP-like — translation MAAGSEAAAELQEEATCAICLDLFRSPVMLDCGHNFCRACIDLCWARAAEAPSCPQCRRALPGRSLRPNRQLGNIAAGLRRLGRPAAPRQEQNQSELESLRRERGKLEEQQEKERWICQGYLDKVKAERQKIASEFKQLQQYLVEQECQLMARLGELERQIETRVKENADKLSKRIFHLDGLIREKEESQLSGCEFPQDTGNIPSRCEKGKFQQKEWMSHDLEKTPGICSEKPPELEETARKLQDASTSALGEEVEESQGLYTKVNVTLDPDTAQSRLILSEDRKRVMQGATQQHGPDNPERFDPWPCVLGCEGFDSGRPCWEVEVGCGSCWAVGVALESVRRKGPIDMNPVGGIWAVGRYKEKFQALTSPTPTPFLPSMVPRRVRVCVNHAEGRVTFVNADNEAAIFTFLQATFSGKRIYPWLWVGKGSQLKL, via the exons atGGCTGCCGGcagcgaggcggcggcggagctcCAGGAGGAGGCGACCTGCGCCATCTGCTTGGATCTGTTTCGCAGCCCGGTGATGTTGGACTGCGGGCACAACTTCTGCCGGGCCTGCATCGACCTGTGCTGGGCGCGGGCCGCCGaggccccctcctgcccccagtgCCGGCGGGCTCTGCCCGGCCGGAGCCTGCGGCCCAACCGGCAGCTGGGCAACATCGCGGCCGGGCTGAGGCGGCTCGGCCGGCCCGCGGCGCCCCGccag GAGCAAAACCAGTCCGAGCTAGAGAGTctcaggagagagagaggaaagctggaggaacagcaagagaaagagcGATGGATCTGCCAGGGCTATCTG GACAAAGtaaaagcagagaggcagaagaTTGCATCTGAAttcaagcagctgcagcaataCCTGGTGGAACAAGAGTGCCAGCTGATGGCTCGGTTGGGAGAGCTGGAGAGGCAGATTGAAACAAGagtgaaggaaaatgctgaTAAATTGTCCAAGAGGATTTTTCATCTGGATGGCCTGAtcagggagaaggaggagtCTCAGCTCTCAGGATGCGAGTTCCCACAG GATACTGGCAACATTCCGAGCAG GTGTGAGAAGGGAAAATTCCAGCAAAAGGAGTGGATGAGCCACGATCTGGAAAAGACACCTGGTATCTGCTCAGAAAAACCTCCTGAGCTAGAAGAGACGGCAAGAAAACTCCAAG ATGCTTCTACGTCTGCTCTGGGGGAGGAAGTGGAAGAGTCACAGGGACTGTACACAAAAG TGAACGTGACTCTGGATCCAGACACTGCTCAGTCAAGGCTCATCTTATCAGAAGATCGGAAGAGAGTGATGCAGGGAGCCACACAGCAACACGGGCCTGACAACCCGGAGCGGTTTGACCCATGGCCATGCGTGCTGGGCTGCGAGGGATTTGACTCAGGGCGACCGTGctgggaggtggaggtgggCTGTGGGtcctgctgggctgtgggggTGGCCCTGGAGtctgtgaggaggaagggaccGATTGACATGAACCCCGTGGGGGGGATCTGGGCAGTGGGGCGGTACAAGGAGAAGTTCCAGGCTCTCACTTCCCCCACTCCCAcccctttcctccccagcaTGGTCCCCCGCAGGGTGCGGGTCTGTGTGAACCATGCAGAGGGGCGGGTGACATTTGTCAATGCAGACAACGAGGCTGCAATTTTCACTTTCCTGCAAGCCACGTTTTCAGGAAAGCGAATCTACCCCTGGCTCTGGGTGGGGAAGGGGTCCCAGCTCAAACTGTGA